From one Bacteroides fragilis NCTC 9343 genomic stretch:
- a CDS encoding RagB/SusD family nutrient uptake outer membrane protein, whose amino-acid sequence MKIKIIAGTMVALSFSLMSCSDFLTEDPRGKLTPENFFSTQDELNMSIYALYQKVNLSQVYTNMQLPQWQGDDITTNPGSNKQPAAEMDKFAVANNNKGVKDAWNMHYAIVKAANLIIQGASKTPTTQDEINIALGQAKFWRAYAYFTLVRLWGPLPMNLDNVNDDYTKPLSPVEEVYGHIVQDLTEAEAVLPTGYSGSPRFLNGVNVYVTRQAAKSTLAAVYMAMAGWPMNKTEYYAKAAEKAKEVIEGVNRGEYEYKLDKDYKDVYAMSNNYNNETVLGINYSPFVDWAQDSELTSCNQFESLGGWGDAWGEIRFWKEFPDGPRKDATYDPKIRLKDGTLVDWWELKEDGTPVVPEHHPMFSIFSVNWDPASKVNISAPYDYTKPASQNMCNDHRHRIIRYSEVLLWYAEAKARTGQTDELAFKCLNDVRKRAGLEPLTGLSADDLAEAAYKEHGWEVAGYWVALVTRRADQFRMNRLKDTFKERAENTAVEVADGIQVKESVEYTNRTWSDNLMYLPYPDMDSQKNPNLVR is encoded by the coding sequence ATGAAAATAAAAATAATAGCAGGCACTATGGTTGCCCTGTCATTTTCACTGATGTCGTGCAGTGATTTCTTAACGGAAGATCCCAGGGGAAAACTCACTCCGGAAAACTTCTTCTCTACCCAGGATGAATTGAACATGAGCATATATGCCCTTTACCAGAAAGTCAATCTTTCACAGGTATATACGAACATGCAGCTGCCCCAGTGGCAGGGGGATGATATAACGACCAATCCGGGGAGCAACAAACAGCCTGCCGCAGAAATGGACAAGTTTGCCGTAGCAAACAACAACAAGGGTGTCAAAGATGCGTGGAACATGCATTATGCCATTGTAAAGGCTGCCAATTTGATCATACAGGGGGCCTCTAAAACACCTACCACTCAAGATGAGATAAATATCGCCCTCGGGCAGGCTAAATTCTGGAGGGCATACGCTTATTTTACCCTGGTGCGACTTTGGGGACCGCTGCCGATGAATCTGGACAATGTCAACGATGATTATACCAAACCTCTATCCCCCGTGGAAGAAGTGTATGGTCATATTGTGCAGGACCTGACCGAAGCTGAGGCCGTATTGCCTACGGGTTACAGTGGCAGCCCCCGCTTTCTGAACGGAGTGAATGTGTATGTAACCCGGCAGGCAGCCAAATCTACTTTGGCAGCAGTGTATATGGCTATGGCCGGCTGGCCGATGAACAAAACGGAATATTACGCAAAGGCTGCTGAAAAGGCGAAGGAGGTCATTGAGGGTGTGAACAGAGGTGAATACGAGTATAAGCTCGATAAGGATTACAAAGATGTGTATGCTATGAGCAATAACTATAATAATGAGACGGTGCTCGGCATAAACTATTCACCGTTCGTGGATTGGGCCCAGGATTCGGAGCTTACTTCATGTAACCAGTTTGAATCGCTGGGCGGTTGGGGAGACGCCTGGGGTGAAATTCGTTTCTGGAAGGAGTTTCCTGACGGTCCGAGAAAAGATGCGACTTATGATCCCAAGATTCGTCTGAAAGACGGAACGTTGGTTGACTGGTGGGAGTTGAAGGAGGACGGTACCCCTGTCGTTCCGGAACATCACCCCATGTTCAGTATATTCTCCGTCAACTGGGATCCTGCGTCAAAAGTGAATATCAGTGCCCCGTATGATTATACAAAACCGGCCAGTCAGAACATGTGTAATGACCATCGGCATAGAATCATTCGTTATTCGGAGGTTTTGTTGTGGTATGCGGAGGCCAAGGCCAGGACGGGGCAGACGGACGAGTTGGCATTCAAGTGTCTGAATGATGTCCGCAAGCGTGCCGGACTGGAACCGCTCACCGGACTTTCTGCAGATGACCTTGCCGAAGCGGCTTATAAGGAGCATGGTTGGGAGGTGGCAGGCTACTGGGTGGCCCTTGTCACACGCCGTGCGGACCAGTTCCGTATGAACAGACTGAAAGACACCTTTAAGGAAAGAGCGGAGAACACGGCTGTTGAAGTCGCCGACGGGATTCAGGTAAAGGAGTCTGTAGAATATACGAACAGGACATGGAGTGACAATCTGATGTATCTTCCATATCCTGATATGGATTCCCAGAAAAACCCGAATCTGGTAAGGTGA
- a CDS encoding YncE family protein, with amino-acid sequence MRSRMMIGVGVALALTACEQTEVREITEDRYLPQPMDTVKITDNYYLDGYISRGAEDIGEGRTLQAVNLFLDGDELYVANFAERCVDVFDVKRLTYKRSISNGERTFVRDIYVEDGHLFVAAGDSREVQVFDKHSGTYLTRLGTGIWPVSNVSWAGCVAATKNFVFVRDSKETNVRVFDRKAVLLTAVNNNTVFAKLGTGSDFIGSSTEPHGESYDMEVIGDSLYAFIPRSGTIYAWNIHEIADKKNDTPTSVTWSSGVKICSVAKGRNDSLLFVAMVKDGKTQLAEIALSDFQSRNFDRPLRLFVSDSRVRLSPQPIVTYLEERIILPNGDKLECWEIRNNPSFVILPTR; translated from the coding sequence ATGAGAAGCCGAATGATGATAGGCGTAGGGGTTGCGTTAGCGTTGACGGCCTGCGAGCAGACTGAGGTAAGGGAAATCACAGAAGACCGTTACCTGCCACAGCCAATGGATACAGTGAAGATAACGGACAATTATTATCTAGACGGCTATATATCACGTGGGGCAGAGGATATAGGTGAGGGACGCACGTTGCAGGCAGTGAACCTCTTCCTTGATGGGGACGAGCTATACGTGGCAAACTTTGCCGAGAGATGCGTGGACGTTTTTGACGTAAAGCGCTTGACTTATAAACGGAGCATCTCCAACGGAGAGCGCACTTTTGTCCGTGATATTTATGTGGAGGATGGGCACCTGTTTGTAGCTGCTGGTGACAGTCGGGAGGTGCAGGTGTTCGATAAACATTCTGGGACGTACTTAACTCGTCTGGGTACAGGCATATGGCCGGTAAGTAACGTGTCGTGGGCGGGCTGTGTGGCTGCCACGAAGAACTTCGTCTTCGTACGTGACTCGAAGGAGACTAACGTACGGGTGTTCGACCGTAAGGCGGTTCTGTTGACGGCAGTGAACAACAACACCGTGTTTGCCAAGCTAGGTACTGGCAGCGACTTTATTGGTAGCAGTACAGAACCGCATGGTGAATCCTATGACATGGAGGTCATCGGTGACTCACTGTATGCCTTCATTCCTCGCTCGGGAACAATCTACGCATGGAATATACATGAGATAGCAGACAAGAAGAATGATACGCCTACTTCTGTAACCTGGTCAAGCGGCGTAAAGATCTGTTCGGTAGCGAAAGGAAGGAACGACAGCTTATTGTTTGTAGCAATGGTAAAGGACGGGAAAACACAACTTGCGGAAATAGCCTTATCGGACTTTCAGAGCCGGAATTTTGACCGCCCTCTCCGGCTGTTCGTTTCGGACAGCCGGGTGAGGCTCTCCCCACAGCCTATAGTTACTTACCTAGAAGAGAGAATAATACTGCCCAACGGAGATAAGCTGGAATGCTGGGAAATACGGAATAATCCTTCGTTTGTGATATTGCCGACGAGGTGA
- a CDS encoding reverse transcriptase N-terminal domain-containing protein — MRKLQVRIAKAHKEKRYNKVKALRYLLATSYEAKALAIRKVTSNKGKRTAGVDHMKWDTDAKKIEAICLLKRRGYKAFPLRKVNIAKANGKTRSLGIPTMKDRAVQDISYGFRTYN; from the coding sequence GTGAGAAAACTGCAGGTCCGAATAGCAAAGGCCCACAAAGAAAAGAGGTACAACAAGGTAAAGGCCTTACGGTACCTACTTGCCACTTCCTACGAAGCCAAGGCATTGGCGATAAGGAAAGTAACTTCCAATAAAGGTAAACGTACGGCAGGGGTTGACCATATGAAGTGGGACACTGATGCCAAGAAAATAGAAGCTATATGTTTATTGAAAAGGAGAGGATATAAGGCCTTCCCGCTGAGGAAGGTCAACATAGCCAAAGCAAATGGCAAGACAAGATCTTTGGGAATACCAACCATGAAGGACAGAGCCGTGCAGGATATATCTTATGGCTTTAGAACTTATAACTGA
- a CDS encoding reverse transcriptase domain-containing protein: MALELITESEADANSYGFRKFRSTADAIDALHRWLSRDCLPQWILEGDIKGCFDHINHEWLLNNV; encoded by the coding sequence ATGGCTTTAGAACTTATAACTGAAAGTGAAGCGGATGCGAACTCATATGGGTTCAGAAAGTTTAGAAGTACTGCAGATGCAATAGACGCACTTCATAGATGGTTGAGTAGAGACTGTTTACCACAATGGATACTGGAAGGTGACATTAAGGGTTGTTTTGATCATATTAATCATGAATGGCTTCTCAACAATGTGTAG